A region from the Halomarina litorea genome encodes:
- a CDS encoding AzlD domain-containing protein, producing the protein MREATLWAVILAAGIGTFLIRVSFLLVFEQVDGIPPRVQRVLRYVPAAVLAALVLPEFALSDAGGTTAHLLASVAPAQLLAGAVAAGVAWRTESVLWTIVVGMAALVALQSLPLPV; encoded by the coding sequence ATGCGTGAGGCGACTCTCTGGGCAGTCATCCTCGCCGCCGGAATCGGGACGTTCCTCATCCGCGTCTCGTTCCTGCTGGTGTTCGAACAGGTCGACGGCATCCCTCCACGCGTCCAGCGAGTCCTCAGATACGTTCCGGCGGCGGTGCTGGCGGCGCTGGTCCTCCCCGAGTTCGCCCTGAGCGATGCCGGCGGCACGACGGCCCACCTGCTGGCGAGCGTCGCGCCCGCACAACTGCTCGCCGGAGCCGTCGCTGCCGGCGTCGCGTGGCGCACCGAGAGCGTCCTCTGGACCATCGTCGTCGGGATGGCCGCGCTGGTAGCGCTTCAGTCGCTCCCGCTGCCGGTCTGA